The Pirellulales bacterium DNA window CGGCCATTTGGGAAAGTCGAGCGGCAACTGCCGCCACTGACAGCCCGTGCGAACCACGTACAGGATCGCGTCGATGATGTCGCGTCGGTCAATCGGTGGTCGACCACGCTTGCTACGCTTGGGCAGCAGGGGGCGGATCAAGTGCCATTGTTCGTCCGTCAGGTCGCTGG harbors:
- a CDS encoding transposase, with the translated sequence MCANYPSDLTDEQWHLIRPLLPKRSKRGRPPIDRRDIIDAILYVVRTGCQWRQLPLDFPKWP